gctaataataAATAACCTACATAGAAATGTCGCTCTAGCtcgaaaattatcttttttgttcAATGCTACTTTTGTTCTCAATGTGcgacttaatttaaaaaatggaagaaaaccATGAAATACGTTCTTAAAATGGCTAAAAGAttatattaggggtattcacgatccgatgcaactggtcttgtatcattgcaaaagtgcaaaagtgtaaaatcttgcaacactacaacaacaaaatatatggattgaaattttacaatggtcttgcacttttgctataccctaaccctattgcaaaataaaaatacaatggattaaaattatttttgacagatggtaGCTCACCGTCGCGTGTCGCCCATGATgaacagtttatcttttttattcttattcttttttattttgtttcttttgatgtaatttgtgaaaataaattaatccgaacacaacaaagaatgaaattataaaaaaattgaaaaaaaaaaaaagcatcggtggaaagacaactccgtaaaaaaaaaagagtgaagctgatataattcatatcatggattccattcaatatttactatagataagaagaggtgcgttcacgatctactgtaaaaaaataaaattttacacttttaataGACCTGTtacaccagatcgtgaatacccctattaatctgtaaagctttatagaaccaaaattgtttgtcgggtttttcccttgtctaaaaatggatttttcacaaaaaaaaaaaaaaaaataaacagacaaAGTATTTCtttaaaacccatttttttttgggttttcaaGCAAAATGAATTTATCCCAAATGATTGTATGGGAGGTACCattaattttggtcctaaaatcTCAACTTCTGCAGAGGCCGTAGCTTAAGATAGATACaaacagttttaaaattttgacactttctgaaaattaaacatgaaatattaaatttatttttttgttcattttaaattttttttattttgcacagatataataaatgcttgtactaagcagtcccaatctttgaccttcctttgatattcgtatcaccattctctttacttatttagttctttttaatttgtttttaccttcaaaaaacactaaaaagtgccgatacgataatcatccgcaaatgacttcgtactcggtgaaaatggaccccagcgcgtgcggtatctgggggggaaagaggcgtgggaattataaaaaaaaaagacgaacaAAATTGCCAGAAACACTTTGTTCGCAAATTCTATGACCGTAATTTATTATGTCTGATTGTTAACtctagttaatttttttttttcggaatctAAAACTTGCCCTACGATAGTATCTATACCGAaagtaaaaaagtttgaatgcTTATTTTGCTGTTTAtcacatattttataaaaaaaaattagcaaatgcatttttttaagaacttaCTTCTGATTATTTAGCGTTCGCAGTTGttgtcaattaatttttcagttttttttcggTAATATTGATAAAACTTCAAATcaggaaaattaattattaaaatgtaAACATGTGCACTTTTAAATCTTTTCTGTAATATTATttctgttaattttatttataatcagAAAATTAACAacataattaaataaacaaatggattttttaaacttagattttactttttactttttcattataattttcttgaataattttttttttaatatattgattgatattaaattcatttttcaattagaaaatgcaaaagaaaATGCCTTTTCTCGGGCGgtgtttccaattttttgtttcataaaaaccTTCCTTAGAACTATAcgaatatttaagataaaggtGATACCTCGTTAAACCAATAAAAGATAGGTATACTTAAAATCAATTgttgaaggtttaaaaaaaaaatatatatttttattttttttatacacatcTTTCTTAtcatgaaacaaatttttttccttgttttgtattagttttttgttaaaattatataaataaattaaaatattctataaaagtaaaaaatgaataaaaacattttttaataatatttttattttttaggtatAATTTTGTCGTTAATTTTTCGTTGTTGATTGATATTTTCTCAAGAATAGAATTTCAAGTAAAAAGCTTGtgaataaaaaactaataaaaacaaaattattacagatttcttatttttttaataattctttttaaatataagaaaccAGTTAATGGTGGCCGTTCTTCGTTTTAGAGCTCAAAACCCATTTAAAAGGTTATTTTAGTTGcttgaaaaatgattttctttagataaaataataaacaaaattttttaaattcgctATAACATTTTCGTTTTCCTAAAAATAAACCATAGAaatatttaaagattttattataattaacaGGAACACATTAGCTTTTTTATGTataattcatacaattttttgttgaaaaattaaaacattttcacAGTTTGAAAATCACTGCTTTGTGGCTTTCCCAACACGCGCAGAATCACCTTAAAAATCTTCTCCTAGCATAATTTTCCAACATCAGAGAAATAATTTCTGTTGATGGAACTTCAGAATCGATTTTCCGGGTGAAGGGCTTGCTGGTTTCTTCTCGCAGCACAAATTAAACGACTGCAGTTTATATatttaagaaaacttaaataaacGAAAATTGTCAGTTCGAGTGACGATAATtaataaccaaaaatatttttaatttttttatttattagtaattagttgttttgaaaaattgtattcattaaTTTACTGTACAAAGTGatataaattattcaaaatatacGACCGATTtcgtgagttttttttttcttccacatTATGCACATTATTGTACACagcaaataatataaaattgtggacAGAGGCCTAGGGATACGGATAAGTAGTGTGTTCAAatctttttatagaaaattagcGGTTTTTTCGTTCGTTGTTTGAGgaataaattgtatattaaaAAGCATCAAAACGGAGAACGTCAAGAGATATTTAAATATGGCAACATCAAATACAATTGTTCTGAAGAGTTTATCTGTACTTCTTggattattttttgtgtttgtgggAGCACTCAAACTAACACCACACATTAGCAAGGATTTATACAAAGATTTggtaagttttttgttgttgtttatataCATAAGTATGTTGTTCATGAAACTACACCCCTTTTGTAAGGGTGGGTGAGggcaataaataaaacaaaatgaagcAGAAAGGACTTggctttgaaaatattgatttttattaagaatAAAATATGGCGCAAGGGTGCCTTGCTTTGCTTTGCTTCACTCTGCCATGTCgaaatgtgcaaaaaaaaaaactcatgtctCATTTTTCTTATTCTATATTTATACTACAGAAAATAAGTAGtgatataaattttgaaatgtttgtGTGTAAAGATCATCATCAATATTGTTTTTTGTCAAGGAGAATAATAAACTGAACTGAAATTTTGCAATTCATTTTAACAAAGTAGGAACTGAAAATTTAAGGGGATTAaggaagaaagtttttttttcaggtgaaAGTGGTTGAAATCATCCCTTAAcgaattagtttttttgtctCAAAAACGACCATGCCTCATGAAAAATATAcggcttttaataaaaaatagataCGTGCTGGAATAAAGTATCTCAAAAACTCTTAGGTATCTGATTGACGGGATTTCAAAAAAGAGGCAAAAtaattgtattattattttcaatttacaaGATATTTCATTTGAAGTTTATGACATGACTACAAAATACTATGCACAGCAAATATAATTGGGAACCAAcccaaaaatataagaaattcgTTGAAAATCACTTGCAATTGAAAAGAGTATAAATGCCAATATACTATGCACATGtagtcaatttttttacattgtgTTTGATTTCGTCTTGCCTATCTATATTAAATTAAGATTACCATCATCGTTATGATATAGAATTCATAATTCAAAGTTTCTCGAAACCAAATCCAACTATTTTGGTTAAAATTGGTATTTACATGTTATTTTCAAAGTGATGTTGTTTTCTAAGaaaattttctatagcttatttgaaaattaataatctaaaattaaatactaatgcaggatttttaaaaattctatcatttaatagggtaaataaaggaaaaacaaaattgcaaaaatatggctattttctaaacactAAGTTctagaaataaataataaaattctaaaaatattgaaaactaagttataaatggtttttataAACTAAAACAATTCGTACCCCTTTGACAaaatattactatttttttcaaagtttctgCGTCTCGAAacatgaaattttgataaaCACATCCTTTTTTAGgtgtatttttgggtgatgggttttatttttagcaatttttcggAGCGatccaaaaatttcaattatcggttgaaaaattttgtatgtaagaaaatatttttttaatacgactctacaatatttgttttgtttttttttttttttttaatatttccttttaaaacaaaataaatagcacgaTTGATGCTTTTCTAAGCCATATACATATCTAGGtctcattttaattattttttttgggaattctTCTTtcgaattattaaattttataacttaTCAGCTCTATTCTGAGTGAAAACTACAGGAAAAATGTCTTCTAGAAAAGGACTCAAAATAAAAAGGCTTGCTtcctttattgaattttcatcgattattaaaaaaataggaACTTAATCAAAGTAAAAATGGAACGATATTCTGAGAGTTTTCGATTGGGAACCCTTCTTCGGAACACATTTCTCTCGGAATTTTCCTTCAAAATGTGGCTGAAGGAATAAAAACAGGTTTGCTGGATATGAGGCAACAAAATTTCGAATGTACGTCACCCATCCCAGTACACAAAAGTTTTCAGaagtattattttattcattgttttatttaaaaatgcacgactggggtcgcacgaacttgctcttagagttaaagttgcttaaatttttaaaactttttatatagaaatttggaaaaaaaaataaaatctgaaattaaattgccctccaaaacaagtatgcagttttgattgatatattaatatgcatttttagaaaaaaaattttcaaaatcgttagagccgttttttaaaaaactaattttttataaataattttttggtaaaaaagttaaaaaataaaattggtatgccattttgtagaaatcactaatcaacatctaaaaacaaaatttcaaaaaaattcaatttcccgttttcgaaaatttgatttttcaaaaaaagattttcaaaatttttttaaaaatccaaaaattatttttttcaaaattttatttttggcttatatttaaattatataaatgctttttcacaaaaagtttcgttgaaatcgaataagcagttttggagataatcggatttgaaaaaaaaaacagttctatggcaggtaccgttaataatgattttcaaaaaaaaaatttttcattagaagatagaccttaactttgaactaacacttgaatttttttaaaaaaatcgttagagccgttttcaagatatttcaattttactaaaatcggtatatgacaagtaccgttatttttggtccaaaaaaattaattccaaaaacccctctggagagtcgccaaataacgctgcataccaggtttgacatcaatcggtccatccgtttaggctgtagctccttatacagacagacagactgacagactgacagactgacagactgacagactgacagactgacagacagacagacagacagacggacttccgggacccacttttttggcattgtctaccatcgtaatgtcatggaaaaatgttatctcaacttttttttttgtacgaatgcataacttgatatatagtacctatatcgcaagtaaaaaaatcagAATAGAGGTGGTTCTTATATCTGCATATATTgactttttcaactttttctttactcaattaaaaacttaaattttcaatatcttATATTTGTCTTGTTGAGTCTTGTTTGAACtacatttattaataaaaacatcaCATCATTTCGTTATTCCATATTTCTGTGACAAATAAACCACAGTCCTAAATTTTATTACAATACTTTCACTTTGAACAGTGTTTTCGCCTGTATACATATGTCTCTTGTCgtactgaaaaaaacattcatcttTGCATAAAAAGTAGTGAAGCCTTTTAAGGGGTTGTTATATTGGGATATCCATCACATGACCTAATTCGAacttacatcaaaaaataccctGAAATAATGTGTTATGTGTCTGTAATGCATCAATATACATATTCTTCAGCTTGATAAAGCATCTCATCCCCCCTACTTCAACAGGTGGATTTTTGCCAATTTGGGCCTGCAACCGAAGCTGACTTTCAGCGCCGATACCAATcataaatgtattttataatTCTCCACTAAATCAGGAGGATAGCAAAATCTTAAAACATTACTGATTGCAAAAGAAATAAGGATATActttgtattttttcgtattAATTCTTACATATTAAATTTGATATATCTATTGTGACCACATTTTCATGTGCGCCCGcctaaatttattcaaatttcaaaatcattacgTTGATGGCTGCAAGTTTCAGTGAAAGAAATCAAGGAATGTTTTATTATGATTGCAATGGGTATGGTATAGATTTTTGGCAAACGTATCACACTATTGTACaaccaaaatacaattttttgtatatattcatATTCTATAAACATAAAATGTGTAGAAATACTTTAAAGTATTCTTTTTCAACGATGAAACGACAAAGCACATTCACCTAATAATATATAgatatatgaataaaaaattacgtaaaaaaagtatatcGTAATGcctttttgtttatattaatcGAATATTTTCCATTAATTTATCTCTCATCTTCACCATATAAATCGCCTCATATTTGACTGACGCAACGCATTTATACACTGCATGTGCATACTTACTtatgagaaaataacaaaaacatactGACTCAAGTGATGTGggtaaataaacttaaaatatttttcttatttttttttacaaaaaataaaaatctatttaaCATTCCCGCAGTGAGCAATAAATATATCAGCATTTCCATTCTTTGGATATGAGGCATTTTCCACAAATTTTACGGAAAcggatgtaaaaaaataaaaactattattgttgttttttttcaggGCCATAAAGGTCACAAGGGGAAGGTGGCAGTAAAACAAAACATGCGTAGTCTTGTGATACAAGTTCAACAACATCatattttaaaacgaaaatgACATTGTCACAAAAATAGTAATAATGTTGCCGatgtttcaaaatttatttaaatagtaCCTATTAGTTTATATATAGATTATATTTAATATctattaaaaaagaacaaaattaaagGGTGGGCGAGATATATTTTAGTATTCATAATGATGTTTTGTTAGTATATTGTAGCTTGGGAACGCGTACATTTTTGTCAGCACGTTTTGTATAAGATGCgttttgttttttgcaaaatcaaaaaatgtaaatatttataaaaatgaaaaaaaaaaaaattatttttataatgacTTAATTTGAATATAATATACATAAATTCTTATGCCTTATTGTGTgacctttctttattaaataaatgttatcttCTTCGCTGGCTATAGGTCTTGTTCGATTTTATCTAAACTTCTTTGTCGACGTTTCACGTCTGCTTAcacgcttcttcaggactaagaaaaaataattctaaaaaatgcTAAAACGTATAGAATAAATACTTATCTTTAATCTTTTGATCTCCAATTAATTGCTGTTAAaggtttttttaggttttttgtctcgcttcaatatttcaaaaatcaataaaaaatgtcttgaaaaagacgttttctgttatcgaaatttcaaaatagcattttttagaattattttttcttagtcctgaagaagcacacgtgaaacgtcgacaaagaagttttgataaaatcgaaacaagacctatagccagcgaagaagataacatttattttataatatacatatttattataattgtattttttttaaatcaatttggcATACAAAACTTAATGGGCCACATTCATAGTTGTTATTTAACTTCAACTGGAGTTTGTCCAATGCAATTAAAATGGGATAAACCCgagtttttcttaaaagcagCTTAAACAGTGTTTATAAATACGCCCCATTGTGAATAATAGAAGATTAAAGTCTTGACaacattggccactttttgcaaaagtacaaaagtgaaaatattttttttttatttagtaggTTGCTAACTCAAAAATCAGTTCGCTTTTaggcttagtaacttactaaaatggctttagcaatttacttaatcatttaaaattttgcgctataattttctgaattaaaaaaaaactttagtatTTTGATAGCATGTTTTCACTACAGCTTAATACCGGCTTTTCACTTAACTTCTTATCGGtccattttttcactcattccAAAATTTTGCAGCTGTTTTTCGcaaaacttcaatttttcagattcgtggttttgggtTTGTACCCACGATATAAGACGACTTAAAAAATTACCTTAATATTAGTAAAATTCCGAAATCTTTCCTGTTATTGTAAAAAAGATCACTTTACAGTTATAAGCCAATAGCAAGAAACAGcccatatttttggtttttgcggTAATTTCTCATGGTTGCCTAAGAAATTTCATTGCTTTACTTCAGATTCTTGTTTACCATTCCAAGAAACATAAAGATATAGCCTCCAAGAATAATAACAAATTAACCTTCCGCCATacataaatagaattttgtatttaatctcTAGTTTTTGATTCATCGGCTTCTTAGATTTAAGTTTTAATGGGActaaaaaattagtattttattattaataaattcaCACAGtttatttcacaatttttttttataaaatacaattattttattttagcgAACGGAGTACGTTAAGTATGCAAAGGTTTTCCCCCTCACTGCCTTGTTTGGAATTAAAGTTCCTTCCAAATGGTATCGTCGCTGCGTTGGAATTCTAGAAATTGTTTGCGGTTTGGCGATGGCTTTGATTCCATTTCGTAAGTATACAAAACCAATTTTTATcatcattcaattttaaaagcaaaaatatttaaatatattttcctATAGATAAAATCAAGAATGCTGCAAACGTAACACTCCTGATGCTTATGTTGCTTGGAGTCTATCAGCATTACATGGTTAGTGAT
This DNA window, taken from Episyrphus balteatus chromosome 2, idEpiBalt1.1, whole genome shotgun sequence, encodes the following:
- the LOC129911928 gene encoding novel acetylcholine receptor chaperone, whose protein sequence is MATSNTIVLKSLSVLLGLFFVFVGALKLTPHISKDLYKDLRTEYVKYAKVFPLTALFGIKVPSKWYRRCVGILEIVCGLAMALIPFHKIKNAANVTLLMLMLLGVYQHYMVSDPFERSGPALVFTFMLGGRLVVWYQTSRKETELASANPAQANGIKQD